The genomic region TTGAACCCAGTAACTGTAACCACTTAAATCAGTATAAAATTTAagtgattttatttttttccataatttttatatgattactattttaacaatttaatggttaaatttatcaaaatatctGTATGTTCATGCATGTAAAATTTTAATCGATTCACTATCTTTACCATATCGATGATctaaaatattatatatgtatattaatatatatttaacagTTGAAAGTTTTCTATGTAAAACGGAtagttataaatttttaatttatgtcaaaCTTGATATGCATGATCTACattaataaagcataaaatatgacggtcaaattattaaaatattaatcacaTAAAAATTATAGAAGGGTGTAAATGGATctcttctcatatatatatattagttttttttttatagtttataatgCATAGATTAAGTTGTAACTTGTATgtatcaaattttatattttatatttatttgttagAGATATGGTTACGAAAGATGGTAGTTGGAATCTGAATTTATTTCGGCTTTGGTTAGTTGATGACATTGTTAAGAGGATCGTGGGGTCCCTCCTCCAAATCCAGTAGCAAGGGTTGATAAAGTCGTATGGGCCAATTTTTCCACAAGATCTTTCACTCTCAAAAGTGCCCACTGGAAGCTTTATGAGACGACATGGAATTCAAAGGATGGGGTATGGCAAATTCCTTGGAAGTTTCAAGGACCACAAAGAGTGGAATTCTTTATCTGGATGACTCTTAAAGATCGTCTACTCACCAATGAAGAAAGCATGAAAAGAGGTCTAGGAGATAACAGTGCATGTGGGATTTGTAGTCATAACATTGATGACGCTCTACACGTTATCAGAGATTGTTACACAGCTAAAGTAATCTGGACTCAAGTAGTTCCAGTAAAGACAATTCTTTTCCAGAGACTTGAAGGAGTGGTTCGTGGCGAATTTGCATAATTATCTGAAGATCTCGATGGGTGAGGTGAACTGGTCATTTTTTTTGGCTTAATCGCCTGAAACATTTGGAAAAACTGCAATCTTCATGTGTTTCAAGGCATCCTTTGGAGCGCTGATGAAGTGATCAAAGGCTCCTTTTGTCGAGTCAAACAGTTTGCCTCTGCTCGGAAATCCAAAATAGACAAAAGGTATATAATGTTCTCTTCTTTAGTATTGACAGGTAATTGGATCCAGATGTACACGGATGGAGCCATTAAAGCAGATTCAGGCTTCACATATGCAGGACAAGTTATATGAGATCGAAATGGGAAGCTGACTTTAGGCCTTATTCGGTATCTAAGGACATGTTTAGTCTTGAAAGTTAAGTTATAGGCCATCTTTAAAGATGGATTGACCCTTATCTTAGAACGGGGTCACGACAGAATATTGATTAATATAGATAGTATAGAGGCAGTTTAGGCTGTTTAAGATAGACACTCAAAAGACTCAAAATTTGCTCTAATCAAATGAATTCACCAACTATAGACAAAGGCACATCAATGGCaaatacaacaattaattaatcttgagagaagaaaataaagttacaAACTATCAAGCGAAAATGACttgtaacaataaaaataatattaaattatttgaacAACTCCCTGCGCAACCCATGACACTAGTGGGGTATTAGATTAGGTTTAGCCCTTCCTtgttatgtttttcttttttatatataattttttaaaaaataatagtttatatttttataattttaaaggattaaatcaaaattttattatttttaaagggtcaaagtataattttactatttttaatttaaaattttataaattataaattttataaattataaagaacctaaatgaaaaatttttcattttaaggaaTAACCAACAGAAAATCCGAATTAATCTTTGAGACATATTCAAAATCTTAATCATTTATATATCTTTTTACTTATTTGCGATCAAATGGTTACGTCCTATTAGTATCCAAGGTTAGAAATTTTATTCTCTTAATttctattaaaaagaaaaaaatacaaataataattataaatattaaaaactgAAAAAAAATTACGCCTAAAGAAAAGAGTTTATAgacataaatttaataataaattaaaatagtgtGACTAGCTAACCTACTattctaattatttaattatccaaactattgaaaatatatttttatattctatttGTGAGTATATATAATAAAGTCAATAAGTAACccataatgaaaaaaaaaacgtTTTACCAAAAATAATAATTAGGAATTAATGAAAATAGTCATCCTCGTTCATATCTCCACAAACGCTGGTATGGAAAATTGGAAAGTAAAGATGGTCTTTGGTATACTTTCATCCCTTCGATTCTTTTTGGTCTAAATCCAACGTAACCGACAACTTATTtcagaaattaatttttttatattattttatgtaaattaaCCACAACCATGAAAACCCAATTAAAAGACCAAGAAGGAAAATTTGAGTTGAGCATTGATTGTAGGCTTAAATCTCCCTGTAAACAATTAATTACAAGCTAATAAAAGGTAGGGACAGTTTTAGTTGATAATATTATTATCACTTCCAAACTAATAAAAATACTgtgtaaaaatttaatatttatgggtATTATTGTCAATGTAAGAGAATGTGGGTTTAAATATATTGAAGtatattattctcctatttatgggttgaggaGAGACTATGAGTAATTCTATATATTGTGtgaaaaaaaacaaatataattagaatctataataaaattaataaaaatataattttttttataaaagaatgAACCTCTTTTGATCGGTAACGTGTGCATATCAAAGACATTAGCAAAAGATTTTTACAGCTTCATTGGATTTTGATTAATCTTTTCTTTAGTTGTTATCTCCCAATGCATTGAATTTTCAAGATTATAATTTAATACAATATTTGACAATTAGGAATTGGGATTAAGAAACAattatgtattttatttatttattattttaaatataaattaagaaTTTGTGACAATTTTTTTGtgcaattaaaaattttcatcctcaattcatcaaataattcttttttatttaattttttctacTAAATCTTAAATTAAATGTGTCATTTTACTTGAAAAGTTCTGTTGTTAATTCTTGTTTCAACTTTGACATTATTAATTAATGAGTTCATAGTTTATATATTTGAGGATAAAAATGTCAAAGTGAGTTCATAGTTTATATATTTGAggataaaaatgtcaaagtttaggttGAAAAATGATTTAGAAGCTTACTATTTCAATCAAAGGTAATTTATGATATTAGTTCATGTCATATACGATTTGGAAAGTCATTAAGGATAGAGATTTGAAATATGTTGGAGATGTTATAAGAGAAGTTACAATAACACTTACGATTGTACCTACAACTGCTTAGGATTCATAACTTACATTTGTTGGAGTTGACAATCTTTTGAACTAAAACAATTGGATCATGAATTTGTTGATCTTGTGGACGTGTGAGTTGGCTCGTCTATGAAGATCAGACTTGTGGAGAAACTAATCATTAAAGATTGGGTCAATCTAGATCATGCAAATCAAATCCCTTATTTTATAGAAATTTACTCAAATGACTTGAAGATCTCTGATTTATCTTAAACTTTATTAAGATATCTATAATTATTACACATGCTACTTTTGTGAGGATGATGATTGTAATTGATTTGAATATTAACAAGTTTTTTCAATTGTATATTTTCTttgaaataaaaatctaaaaataattcaaattattttagaAGTATTTTTCCTTTTAACTATATGTGATTTGTAATATATAATTAGAGTATATAGTCAGATATGAATCTCAGTTCTGTGGTCTTAACattcaaatttaataattttataataaaatagcaCATCTTTAACTTTGGGATTTTGTTAACTAATCCTGAGTAAATTATGTgtaatttaagttaatttattatttaattcaatatttttactaattaattttaatagtatataattataaattgtaatttttaaattaaatgaattttatttttgactATTATGCTCTACAAGGTCATAGTTGGGGAGCTGGCATGGATTCTGATCTTCCCTAGTTAAgcttttaaaactttcaaaattttaaattaataaaggtaaaattacagtTTGACTCcttaaaatatacaaatttgatttaatcttttaaaattcataaaaatttaaagtattaaaaatagtaaaattattttactattgtaaaaattACGATTTAATTTcacttcttaaaaaaaaatttgaccTCGCTCATTAtactttacattttaattttatgacaAGATGAATGAGAAATTTCAATTATGGAATCTTGATTtcttaaagaaattattttatttgataaattaaaatggTCAAAAATTTGGAAATTTGAATAAGAAATTATTGACACCTAAAGTTTCCCTTTCATCCAAGTCAAGAGATGGGGAATTGAAAATTTCTTGAATATGTTAACATGAGAAAAAGGATTAATTAGAAAATTCTATATAATTTCtttggtttaaaatatgaataaagtAATTTTCATTAGTTTTAGATGACTGATGAGCAGTCATTCTGTATGTCATGGCTACGCAAGAAAATCATTAATGATACTTTTAATGAAAACGACCAACCATGGACCATGGTACTTACATTCAATCACACCGCCTACCTACTTTATCTTTTCCGATAAATTAAACTATATTCtacaaataaattaataattaaaattaattatatagaaTGTCATTTATTAATGACCAAGTATTCTCTTATATAATCCATAAATTATCAATAATTCATCTTTATCATGCATTGACTTAATAATTAGTATGTTTATTACTTGAAAATGATTTGGGTTTAAATTGTGTTAATCACATTACTATTAAGACTTTACTCTTATTTTATAGTTCACAAAAAAAAGGTAATACAtatttttaatcaataaaatgaatttttccttattgattattaattatttttttatttttatatctaaAAAGATGAATTTTTCAATTGATATATGTAAGCTTAttaacttattttttaaaaaattaacaaattatttttatttttatttttatcttatctttaacttttattctttatatacaaatatatatatttaattaacttatttatattaattttaagatGAATACATTTTTTCTTCTtatcttattttttttttcaaataattactttaataaaaattattccaTACATAGGCTGTAGAGTCTTTTAGGCTCTACAAGCATATTGAGGTGTAACATTTGTATTATAcggtataataaaaaattaaaaatttggatATGTAATCTAATATCACACCATCAACGCACTTGTAAAATCTAAAACTCTTTCTttccttttatatataatttaatcaatttatttttcattgaaataTTCTAAATAACAGTAACTAATTAATTTTTCTAAACATAATATATCAAATTATctcaatattaatatataattgaattaaatataactttaaaagtaatttaatttaattttatagcacttcactataattttaaaataattaaatttctttaaccaaaaaaataaatttagattaaaaataaagaaaagcaaataaaataataaataaataattgtctctttatttaaaattttactaaggGTCTAGTAAAATTTTCTTCAAACTTAAGAGGAGGTTTTACGCCCAAACTCGTTAATTTGTGTAATTAAGATAAGGGCAAAAACTAACCTAATCAAAACGAGTGAACCTTATAATTCcatcttttaaaacatttattatagGTTTGGTTTTTGGAAGCAATTAATACCCTGTAATTATTGCCATATTTTGTCCTATAAAAAAGGACCAGTTGTAGCTCTTTGCAACACAAATTATCCAAAATTCGGAAACCTCTGAAAGAGTGTAGAAATGGCGACAGTTCCAGCAGCAAAAGATAAGTACAGGTCATTCCTGGACGATGAAGCAGATAACGTTCAATGGCGTCATGGTGGCCCTCCTACATACGATGTTGTCAATCAGCTCTTCGAACAAGGCCGTACGAAGGTTGTTTTGTTTATTTTCATCTCTCACAAACTTCCGtttctatttctttatttttgaaaaatgttCTTTCGAGAAAGAAAGCAAGCACCAATCATTGAATCAAATGTTGGTCTGATCCGAAAAAGAAAAACTTTGCAGGAATGGGAAGAAGGATCACTTGAAGAAATAGTGCAAAATGCTATAAAGACATGGGAGATGGAACTCTCCCACAAGGTTCGATTGCAAGACTTCAAGTCCATCAACCATGAAAAATTCAACCTCATCGTTAATGGTATCTAACCTATATACACACTGCATAATATCTTTGATAATTACTGATATGATTAGTGATAGTGAAAGTGAACTAAAACTTGGGAAACATTGGTGATTGAAGGAAGAGAAGGATTAAAAGGAGAAGAAGCACTAAAGATGGGCAGTTACAATGCATTATTGAAGAACTCACTGCCAAAAGAGTTTCAATATTACAAAGCAGATGAAGAGAGCTTTGAATCATCGCATGAAGCATTTCGTTCAGCTTTTCCTCGTGGATTTGCATGGGAAGTCATCCATGTTTACTGTGGACCTCCTTTGATTGCTTTCAAGTTCAGGCATTGGGGTATTTTTGAGGGTCCTTTTAAAGGACATGCCCCTACTGGAGAAACGGTTGAATTCTATGGGATAGCTACTgttaaggtatatatatatatattttaaatatttgtttCTTCATAAGTTATTTATGGTTAAATTTTCAATTGGGGCCTATGAAGCTTTGAGTGAATCTTTTAAAGTGGTCATGAAATATCAAACCTGTTTAAATAAGGACTTTTCAAGCAATTGTACCACCTGCGGAAGTCCTCATTTGTGCAAGTTTGGTTCTTAATTTTTTAATCTTATTTCATTCAGGGACTTCAAAAGTTTATACTCAAATTAAGCACTTAACCTTTCTTTAAAAATAGtctatatttaatataatatgaAATAAGCACTAATGTCAAGGTTTGATTCTCTAAAAATAATGGGAAAAAAATAATTGACAGAGAAAGTAGTGCCCCATTAACTATTAATTGGAGaggttataatttaaaataagtgGGTTCTGTTGTCACATATGAAAAGATTCAAACTTGGAAGGATTATAGAATTTGTTGCTTTGGTTTTTTCCCTTTCCTTATCACCAAAAAAAACAACCCCCTTTGCTAAAGCATTAAACTTTATGTTAATTACTTGCACCAAAATTACAAACTTGATTTTTAGTTCAAAGCTAATGACCCATTAATATAAAGGTTAAGGATTCTCTAACTTAAAAGCCAGTATCTATTActcattattttatatatatgtatatgaatatgGGTATAAAAATATGGTTTTTTATTGTTAATATATATAAGATAGATTATGCTATGGTAGGATGTGGTGGTGATGATTTTAGGTATAAAATGAACAGGTTGACGAAGGATTGAAGGTAGAAGAAGTGGAGGTATACTATGACCCAGCTCAGCTATTTGGCGGCCTATTGAAAGGTGCCCCCATCTCCATTTCTTCTTCACCAACTCATCATGCCTCTGCCTGCCCTTTCCATTCCTCTTCTTAATTTTACCTATCTTTATTTCCATTCCAATATTTCAAACTTCATATTACTTATGGTGGTTTTACTGTACATAAATATTAATCTTTTTAAGTTTATGTTTGTCTCTCCTTacaatttcaaagttcaaacataaATTATATCTCTAAATGAATAATATATTTTACCATTGCActccatatttatttatgtatttactTCGACacttttactattttatttttataactatTTCGATTGTCATCTTCTATAATAATTAAAGCAAATAAATTGTCACAACTtttcttagttttattttattttatggtatgACTAAAGGATTACCATTCACGGGAACAAGTAGATAAATTGTCGTATACAAGAGAATATCAAAAGCTTATCGTATACAACAATTATTACAACTATAAAATATATgatgaatttaaaagattaaatttaatccatattctattaaaaattaaataaattcaaattttaacaaaattaatatttattatttaaaaatgctTTTATTGTTTAACAAAAttaatatctttaaaatatttatagtTTTGCAAATATaacattttgtttaaaattaaCCTGCAAATAATTCTCATCAGTTTTAACAATATTAACTCCATTAGTATTTAACCTtatttgattatatataaaactaaattcatcaatttaattaataataaaacaaaattgatCCAATCCCTAAACCTATCAAACACTTCTATCTACAAATAGCTTggactttttaaaaaattaatgtatGAAATGATTTTGTTATACTTATTGGCCACTTGAAAGTtgggcaaaagaaaaaaaaaccaatgAATAGTGCTATGAAATCCCTTTTTCTCATTAAGAAAAGAAGCCTAAAAGTAAACACATTCAAGTAGAAAATAACTATTGCATGATTGTAGATGCaaacaagaaacaaaacaaaaattagcATGCTTTTATCAGCATAGATATAGTAATAGTATCAATGTTGTATAAATATTACATTTAACAATACAAACAATATTACAGGAAAAACAATGATATGAAACTTTGCAACCTTTTTTCAGTGAAAATCAATTTTGGGATCAATGCCATGTCGACATTCGTCTGCAAGAGCAATATTTAACATTTCAGTGCAAAACGGATCATCCGGTTTCAGCCATAAAGCCTGTCATGGAAACAATTAAGTACAAATTCAGAGATTTGGGACCAGAATTAAGTTAAATGCATTGAAGCTCTTCTTCAACAATAGTAATTTCTTTGTTCAAATGTTTAAATACCGAACATCATTGAATCAGGCTAAAGGAGATGCAGCATGGAGAAGGTCTTGACACATTTCAAATAAAAGCTATGAAAATAGATCTTTGATTACTGACCTTATGATAGTATGTAATTGCAGAAGTAAAATTATCCTACAAAAAGGTTAAAAACAAAATCATATACAACGAAAATTCTATCACAAACAGAGACTAAGCAGATACAGTACTGTGAAGTTGACATGCGGTCTGAATTGTTTGTTAATAATCCACGACCCTTTACCACTTGCATCGACATTAATTATCAAGATTCAAAAGAAGGGAGGGGGGGGGGGGGATTGCTCGCTTTGACACTCCTTACAGTTCTCCAAGTAGATAGCATATCACAGTAGAGTTCTTCCATGATCATTTCAATTTTGAAAACATAACTTCTCTTGAATTTATATCATGAGCACCATTCACCACCCACACTGATATGTATAGGTAAAGACTTCATTTCCTCCTAGTTTATCAAGTTCCGAAGCAAGTAATCTCGGCTTATTACAAATTTCAAAACAGACTTTTCTTGTACAGTCTAGAAAATCAACCATAAAGCAATATTCGATTATTAATGCATCTGTTATGAAATATAACTTCTATTAAATTTGTAAGGACTAACCTGCAAATGGAACGTGTATGCAAGACCTGCATAAGTGCTCAAGCTTTTTATTGATAACGTTAGAGCCTTCTCATAGAATGTGATTGCTTCACGAAACATCCTGATACACCATATTCCCATATTAGTCTCAAAGATTGAGCTCAACACTAGTTTTTTTGCTAACTAATACCACCAAAATTAGACCAGTATCTATAACTCTTTCTTGCAAAAGATTTGAAAACATCAGAATATAGAAATGTTTCGGAAAAAGCATGGACATTACTGTGGAGTTAATAGGGAACAGAAAGTTTTAAGATAGCATGGAGttctaaaaagttaaaataacatACTTTAGTTTCCGATAAGCATGGGCAAGATTAACCACAGTAGGTTCCCACATTTCACTTAATGGGTTTGGAATAAGAGCCAATGTTTTCTCAAACCACCAAACAGCTTGATTATACCTGCAAGGTTTTCAAAGAAGGAAAATGCtgttataataattaaaactaGATATATAACTTCAAAAGAACTTAACCTTCTGAAAGGAATACAAACACATGATATATTTACATATACATGAAATGGAATCTTTACCAAAAAATGGCATACAATGAAATGAGaatttaaatcataaaaacaTGGTGCATAAGATAACTGCATACCAGGTAAACAAGTAATAGAAAATTATgtttggaagaaaaaaaaaaaaacttactagTTAGTATTAATCTGTTGACCAAGTTCAAtggaataataatagtaataataaattcTAGATTGTTCCCTGGTTCTCATTTTCAAACATAGAAGTATCAACCTACTAAACTTAAAAACAAGTTTCAACAAGTTTAAAATCCAACTCTAAAATAAGGTGCATTATCCTTACTCTTTCATATGATATGCAACAACTCCAAGCTCATTATATACAAGTGGATCTGCAGGACAAATTGCCTTTGCCTGCATGATAAACTGAAAAGCAATGCccttgttaaaatttttaatcatGCCAGAACATAATGATTTCTGAAGATACTAGGAAAAGATAATTGAAATGAAACAAAGACAAAAGAGATGATTATAAGCGAAGAAAACTTAGTAAAACAGCACAATCCACGACCAAAAACAAAAAACACAATGATCAATAATTTATAAAGAACTTTTTCTTTAACCTTGTCAATCATTATACTGATCTCTTTTGCAGCCAAACAATTGACCACCAATTTTGCTTGATTTAAGAAATAAAGGAGAGATTATCATTCATATAGAGTCTGCTTCAGTTTCCAAACTTATTCATGAAAATCCAAGTTTTGATGTTTAGGTATTTTATAGTTCTGCAGAATAAGTTATAACAGCAATCTCTCCTAATCTTGGGGAAGATGGCACAATGCACGCTTCCAAGGCAATTTTcaagtaatagaaaataatatctaTATTGATACTAGCTGTTATATACGTACTTGCTTCACTATGAAACATTATAGTCCTCCCCACCACAAGACTATATTTCCTAGAGTTGTCCTTATGCCCACCTCCTTAGTTTGTTAGAAAATATACCCTAACCTACAAACCATGTAATATGCCATTTCTACATATTCTCTTTCCAAAAATAATTTAACAGTAACCACTCTCTAGTGGTTAATTTATTCTGCAAAATAAAATATCTTCAGATGCCTAGAGAGTACCGAAGAGTCCATAAAACAACCCTCATATACAAACTAGGAAGTTTGAAGTCCATAAAACAACTCTCTAGATAATTCTTTAACCCTCACCAAGCTCAGTCAAAATCATAATGTGACAAGTTTAATAAATCACAAATCACCTGCTCAGCAAGCTTGAAGCTGTGAGTCCGCATGTACTCCATTCCAATGTACAAAGTTGGTAAATGGCACCTGGAATAAGAGAACATCAAGATTCAACCTGTAAAAGGACAATCCATAAATAATAAGATGACTTCAACTAAGCTTACATGCAATGCAAAATGGGGGAGATTTTGGATAATGACAACCAAGAACGAACAAGAATGcataactttttttattttaacaggAGCACTGTGTACAGTGTCAGATAGCTAGTTTTAGAAAAAGGAGAAAAACCATAAAACTTGCAATCTCCAGCCTATCAGGAAAAAGAAACTCTGAAAGCAGTAATATCAATCGAATATAGTGATCAGATACTGGGA from Gossypium arboreum isolate Shixiya-1 chromosome 1, ASM2569848v2, whole genome shotgun sequence harbors:
- the LOC108482117 gene encoding pathogen-related protein-like, with the protein product MATVPAAKDKYRSFLDDEADNVQWRHGGPPTYDVVNQLFEQGRTKEWEEGSLEEIVQNAIKTWEMELSHKVRLQDFKSINHEKFNLIVNGREGLKGEEALKMGSYNALLKNSLPKEFQYYKADEESFESSHEAFRSAFPRGFAWEVIHVYCGPPLIAFKFRHWGIFEGPFKGHAPTGETVEFYGIATVKVDEGLKVEEVEVYYDPAQLFGGLLKGAPISISSSPTHHASACPFHSSS